In Catenulispora sp. EB89, the genomic window ATCGCGGCGACTTCATCCCGACGGTTCCTGACGAGGCCCCCGACGACGCTTCCGCCTCGGCGCCGAGGCCGGCCGCGGCGTCCGCCCGCGCGCCGATCGAGACCAATCCGGCCGTCGTCGCCGAGCTGATCGAGCGCAGCCAGGCCTCGATCGCGACGCTGAAGCAGGACATCGCCACGAAGCGCGGGCCGGAACTGCTCGACTTCATCCAGGCCGACATCGGCGAGTTGCAGCGCATCCTGTTCGATCCGCGCAGCACGCAGGTCTTCATGACCGCGATGGACGCCACCGCGTGGCTCAACGAGCACGTGCAGACGTGGCTCGACGAGACGAACGTGGCGGACACGCTCACGCAGTCCGTGCCCGACAACGTCACGTCGGAGATGGGGCTGGCGCTGCTGGAGGTCGCGGACGTGATCCGTCCGTACCCGGACGCCGTGGCGTTCCTGGCGAAGGCTGAGGACGACGGCTTTCTGGACGAGCTGCCGGCGGTCGTCGGAGGACGCGAGGCACAACAAGCGATCCGCGGCTTCCTCGACAAGTACGGAATGCGCTGCGCCGGTGAGATCGACATCACCCGACCGCGGTGGAGCGAGCAGCCGGCCATGCTGCTGCCGATCATCCTCGGGAACGTCAAGAACTTCGGGCCCGGCGCTGGAGACCAGCGGTTCGAGCAGGGGCGGCTGGAGGCTGTCGCGAAGGAGCGGGAGCTGCTGGAGCGCTTGCGGCTGCTGCCCGACGGCGAGCAGAAGGCCGACGAGACCAAGCGGACGATCGATCGGGTCCGGACGTTCATCGGGTACCGCGAGTATCCGAAGTACGGGATGGTCAGCCGCTATTTCGTCTACAAGCTGGCGCTGCTGGAAGAAGCCGACCGGCTTGTCGGCGCCGGCGTGATCGGCGAGAGGGAGGACGTCTTCTATCTCACGTTCCAGGAGCTCGGTGAGGTCGTGCGCACGCAGCGGGCCGATGCGGAGTTGATCGGGCAGCGCAGGGAGGCGTTCAGATCGTACGAGTCGCTGACGCCGCCGCGGGTGCTCACGTCGGACGGGGAGGCGGTCTCCGGGGCGTACCGGCGTTCTGGGCTTCCGGATGGTGCGCTGGTCGGCTTGGCTGTTTCGAGCGGCACTGTCGAGGGCCGGGCACGTGTCGTCGTCGATATGGCGCAGGCCGATCTGGGGGCCGACGACATTCTCGTCACCGCGTATACCGATCCGAGTTGGACGCCGCTTTTCGTGACGATCAAGGGCTTGGTCACGGAAGTCGGGGGCCTTATGACGCACGGCGCTGTGGTCGCGCGAGAGTACGGCCTGCCAGCGGTCGTCGGGGTAGAGAACGCTACTCGGCTGATCAGGGACGGACAGCAGATCCGTGTGAATGGAACGGACGGGTACATCGAGATTCTGGATGAGGCCGGCGATCAGACCGAAGAGCGGGCCGACGACATCGCCGCTCGGCTCGGCCTGGTGCCGTTGCCGGCCGAGGGCGGCCGGTTCCGGAGTACGTGGTCGGGTCCGGTGGATGCGAGCGGACGTCCGGCCGGCACGGCGATTCTGATGCTGCTGTCCAACGACCCCGATGGGTTCTCGGCGATGCACCGGCTGCCTATCGACGAGGTCTGGCACTTCTACCGCGGCGACCCGATGGAGTTGTTGCTGCTGCATCCCGATGGCCAGGCTGAGGTGCGGCTGCTCGGTGGCGGTGAGCTGGTGCAGACGGTCGTGCCGGCGGGATGCTGGATGGGCGCTCGCGTCGCGGGGGACGGGGCGTGGTCGCTGATCGGGACGACGATGGCGCCCGGCTTCGTCCCGGCCGACTATGAGGGCGGCGATGTCGAGGAGTTGTGTCGGCGCTATCCCGAGCGTGAGGGCATGATCAGGGCTCTGTGTCGGGTCGATGCTCCGAGTCGCATGCCTGATTCGGTGCCTGATTCGATGCCTGATTCGCTCGACGAGCGCGAGTCGCCCGGCGAGAGCGCGGCGGCCACCCGATGACCCGCACCGACCCCGGCCTGCCGGATCTGACCGGCACCACCGCGCTCGTCACCGGCGCCAGCGGCGGCATCGGCGCCGGCATCGCGAGCCGGTTCGCCGCCGCCGGGGCC contains:
- a CDS encoding cupin domain-containing protein → MAARLGLVPLPAEGGRFRSTWSGPVDASGRPAGTAILMLLSNDPDGFSAMHRLPIDEVWHFYRGDPMELLLLHPDGQAEVRLLGGGELVQTVVPAGCWMGARVAGDGAWSLIGTTMAPGFVPADYEGGDVEELCRRYPEREGMIRALCRVDAPSRMPDSVPDSMPDSLDERESPGESAAATR